From a single Fusobacterium pseudoperiodonticum genomic region:
- a CDS encoding NAD-dependent deacetylase, which produces MENKIEKLADIIKNSKHLVFFTGAGVSTEPTNITYRIKKREIKLPF; this is translated from the coding sequence ATGGAAAATAAAATTGAAAAACTAGCTGATATTATAAAAAATTCTAAGCATCTTGTTTTCTTTACAGGAGCAGGCGTGTCAACTGAGCCTACTAACATTACCTACCGAATTAAAAAAAGGGAGATTAAACTCCCATTTTAA
- a CDS encoding ParA family protein has product MGIILVKNNKGGVGKTYITLQLAAYKAFIKDRKTLILTSDSQNDILKFAGVKVDDTSKFGLEDFIEGKSYKIKKLRENLFFLHLQGYKIKNSFNESFKKAINILKEEFDYIVIDGSPVMGLDNLFIEIADHIVIPTFLDNITTHSVLSMLKKVDLNKVKAIVPNRIGRTKLEKEYYDFLNKKLSVQGIHLSFPIPQLGLISKLIDNETLLWESKAQKLDYIKGIFISIWREIDNE; this is encoded by the coding sequence ATGGGAATTATACTTGTTAAAAACAATAAAGGTGGAGTAGGTAAAACTTATATAACTCTACAACTAGCAGCCTATAAGGCATTTATAAAAGACAGAAAAACTTTGATTCTTACTAGCGATTCCCAAAATGACATTCTAAAGTTTGCAGGTGTAAAAGTTGATGATACTAGTAAATTTGGACTTGAAGATTTTATTGAAGGTAAAAGCTATAAAATTAAAAAATTAAGAGAAAATCTTTTCTTCTTGCACTTACAAGGTTATAAGATTAAAAATTCTTTTAATGAATCTTTTAAAAAAGCTATAAATATTTTGAAAGAGGAATTTGACTATATTGTTATTGATGGCTCTCCAGTAATGGGACTAGATAATTTATTTATCGAAATTGCAGACCATATAGTCATTCCAACCTTTCTTGATAATATTACAACTCATTCAGTGTTGAGTATGTTGAAGAAAGTTGATTTGAATAAGGTTAAGGCTATTGTCCCAAATAGAATTGGAAGAACAAAGCTTGAGAAAGAATACTATGATTTTTTAAATAAAAAACTAAGTGTACAAGGAATCCATTTAAGTTTTCCTATTCCTCAACTTGGCCTTATTTCTAAATTGATAGACAATGAAACTCTCTTATGGGAAAGTAAAGCTCAAAAATTAGATTATATAAAGGGTATTTTCATAAGTATTTGGAGGGAGATAGACAATGAATAA
- a CDS encoding NAD-dependent protein deacylase, with the protein MEDKIKQLANIIKNSKHLVFFTGSGVSTDSGLKSFRGKDGLYSSLYKGKYRPEEVLSSDFFCTHRKIFLEYVEEELNINGIKPNKGHLALAELEKMGILKAVITQNIDDLHQMAGNKNVLELHGSLKRWYCLSCGKTSNKNFSCDCGGIVRPDVTLYGENLNQDVVNEAIYQIEKADTLIVAGTSLTVYPAAYYLRYFRGKNLIIINNENTQYDNNASLVLNNNFTEVMTKVLNVLKMGV; encoded by the coding sequence ATGGAAGATAAAATTAAACAGTTAGCTAATATAATTAAAAACTCTAAACATCTTGTTTTCTTCACTGGCTCTGGTGTATCGACCGATAGTGGATTGAAGAGTTTTAGAGGTAAAGATGGACTATATAGTAGTCTATATAAAGGAAAATATAGACCTGAAGAAGTATTAAGCTCAGACTTTTTTTGTACACATAGAAAAATCTTTTTAGAATATGTGGAAGAAGAATTAAATATTAATGGTATCAAACCTAATAAAGGTCACTTGGCTTTAGCTGAATTAGAAAAAATGGGTATATTAAAAGCAGTAATAACTCAAAATATAGATGATTTACATCAAATGGCTGGGAATAAAAATGTTTTAGAATTACATGGAAGTTTAAAAAGATGGTATTGTTTAAGCTGTGGAAAAACATCAAATAAAAATTTCTCATGTGACTGCGGTGGAATAGTTAGACCTGATGTCACTTTATATGGAGAAAACTTAAATCAAGATGTAGTTAATGAAGCTATTTATCAAATAGAAAAAGCTGATACATTAATAGTTGCAGGTACAAGTTTAACAGTTTATCCTGCTGCATATTATTTAAGATACTTTAGAGGTAAAAATCTAATTATCATTAATAATGAGAATACTCAGTACGACAATAATGCTTCTTTAGTCCTAAATAATAACTTCACAGAAGTGATGACTAAAGTTTTAAATGTTCTTAAAATGGGAGTTTAA
- a CDS encoding recombinase family protein: MEKVAIYIRVSKKEQSKDNGSESSLNIQLKKCLDYCKEKNYEVLKVYQDVESGRVDDRKEFNELFESISKKIYTKIVFWEVSRIARKISTGMKFFEELELYKITFDSISQPYLKDFMTLSIFLAWGAEDIKQMSLRIRSNLEEKTKAGYFVHGNPATGYMRGENKMIVPDPEKAPFILKIFETYAETHNLSEVGRRFKKTRSDIVEIIDNKIYIGFVPFRRYVKELNEKKRKESRKNIKWYKGLHEPIVPLELFEFCQSLREKNMKVRASFGNAKPYLLYSSLIYCKCGHKMYQQKRKKSYETKNGKVVRTYYSYTCVNRKCRKVFSAKTMDKAIKDLILNSKELEELNQYSSKDKKNEEKKFLKLKNDLKLLENEKERVINLFQKGYINEEELDNKFKDINNDLKITKEKVSEFEKILNISTPKDIKILEKLKFIIENYDDEDIIETKKILKILIKEIRIISFKPLKLSILFY, translated from the coding sequence ATGGAAAAAGTAGCCATTTACATAAGAGTTTCTAAAAAAGAGCAAAGTAAGGATAATGGGAGCGAAAGCTCTCTTAATATCCAATTGAAGAAGTGTTTGGACTACTGTAAAGAAAAGAACTATGAAGTTTTAAAAGTTTATCAAGATGTTGAAAGTGGAAGGGTAGATGATAGAAAAGAATTTAATGAGCTCTTTGAATCAATAAGTAAGAAGATCTATACTAAAATAGTTTTTTGGGAAGTTTCAAGAATAGCTAGAAAAATATCTACTGGAATGAAATTTTTTGAAGAACTAGAATTATATAAAATTACTTTTGATAGCATATCTCAACCATATTTAAAAGACTTTATGACTCTCTCTATATTCTTAGCTTGGGGAGCTGAAGATATAAAACAAATGTCTTTGAGAATAAGAAGCAATTTAGAAGAAAAAACAAAAGCAGGATACTTTGTTCATGGGAATCCAGCAACTGGGTACATGAGAGGGGAAAATAAAATGATTGTTCCTGATCCTGAGAAAGCTCCTTTTATTCTTAAGATTTTTGAAACATACGCAGAGACTCATAACTTGTCTGAAGTTGGTAGAAGATTTAAGAAAACAAGATCAGATATAGTGGAAATAATTGATAATAAAATTTATATTGGTTTTGTTCCTTTTAGAAGATATGTTAAAGAGTTGAATGAGAAAAAGAGAAAAGAAAGCAGGAAAAATATAAAATGGTATAAGGGTCTCCATGAGCCTATTGTTCCTTTAGAATTATTTGAATTTTGTCAGTCTCTAAGGGAAAAAAATATGAAAGTTAGAGCTTCTTTTGGAAATGCAAAACCATATTTATTATATTCTTCTCTTATATATTGTAAATGTGGTCATAAAATGTATCAACAAAAAAGAAAAAAGAGCTATGAGACTAAAAATGGAAAAGTAGTTCGTACTTACTATTCATATACTTGTGTTAATAGAAAATGTAGAAAAGTTTTCTCAGCAAAAACAATGGATAAAGCAATAAAGGATCTTATTTTAAACTCAAAAGAACTTGAAGAACTAAATCAATATAGCTCTAAAGATAAAAAGAATGAGGAAAAGAAGTTTTTAAAATTAAAAAATGACTTGAAACTACTTGAAAACGAAAAAGAAAGAGTAATAAATTTGTTTCAAAAAGGTTATATAAATGAAGAAGAACTTGATAATAAATTTAAGGATATCAATAACGATTTAAAGATAACTAAGGAAAAAGTTAGTGAATTTGAAAAAATCTTAAATATTTCAACTCCAAAAGATATAAAAATTTTAGAAAAACTTAAATTCATAATAGAAAACTATGATGATGAAGATATTATCGAAACAAAAAAGATTTTAAAAATATTGATAAAAGAAATAAGAATAATTTCGTTTAAACCTTTAAAGCTTTCTATTTTATTTTATTGA
- the typA gene encoding translational GTPase TypA: protein MKIKNIAIIAHVDHGKTTLVDCLLRQGGVFKTHELEKVEERVMDSDDIERERGITIFSKNASVRYKDYKINIVDTPGHADFGGEVQRIMKMVDSVLLLVDAFEGPMPQTKYVLKKALEQGHRPIVVVNKIDKPNARPEDVLYMVYDLFIELNANEYQLEFPVVYASGKAGFARKELTDENTDMQPLFETILEHVQDPDGDATKPTQFLITNIAYDNYVGKLAVGRIHNGTLKRNQDVMLIKRDGKQVKGKVSVLYGYEGLKRVEIEEAEAGDIVCVAGIDDIDIGETLADINDPVALPLIDIDEPTLAMTFMVNDSPFVGKEGKFVTSRHIWDRLQKEIQTNVSMRVEATDSPDSFIVKGRGELQLSILLENMRREGFEVQVSKPRVLFKEKDGKKLEPIELALIDVDDSFTGTVIEKMGVRKAEMVSMVPGQDGYTRLEFKVPARGLIGFRNEFLTDTKGTGILNHSFFDYEEYKGDIPTRNKGVLIATEPGVTVPYALNNLQDRGTLFLDPGIPVYEGMIVGEHNRENDLVVNVCKTKKLTNMRAAGSDDAVKLATPRKFTLEQALDYIAEDELVEVTPTNVRLRKKILKEGDRRKNWSALNNK, encoded by the coding sequence ATGAAAATTAAAAACATAGCAATTATTGCTCACGTTGACCACGGTAAAACAACTCTTGTCGATTGTCTATTGAGACAAGGAGGAGTTTTTAAAACTCATGAACTTGAAAAAGTTGAAGAAAGAGTTATGGACTCAGATGATATTGAAAGAGAAAGAGGAATTACTATCTTCTCTAAAAATGCCTCTGTTAGATATAAAGACTATAAGATAAATATAGTTGACACACCAGGCCATGCTGACTTTGGTGGAGAAGTACAAAGAATTATGAAAATGGTTGATTCTGTTCTTTTACTTGTAGATGCTTTTGAAGGTCCTATGCCTCAAACAAAATATGTTTTGAAAAAAGCTTTAGAACAAGGACATAGACCAATAGTTGTAGTAAACAAAATCGATAAACCTAATGCTAGACCAGAAGATGTTTTATATATGGTTTATGATTTATTTATAGAATTAAATGCTAATGAATATCAACTTGAATTTCCAGTAGTTTATGCTTCAGGAAAAGCAGGTTTTGCTAGAAAAGAATTGACTGATGAAAATACAGATATGCAACCATTATTTGAAACAATACTTGAACATGTTCAAGATCCTGATGGAGATGCAACTAAACCAACTCAATTTTTAATAACAAATATTGCTTATGATAACTATGTTGGAAAATTAGCGGTTGGAAGAATACATAATGGTACTTTAAAAAGAAACCAAGATGTAATGTTAATAAAAAGAGATGGAAAACAAGTTAAAGGTAAAGTCTCTGTTCTATATGGTTATGAAGGATTAAAAAGAGTTGAAATAGAAGAAGCTGAAGCTGGGGATATAGTTTGTGTTGCTGGTATTGATGATATAGATATCGGAGAAACATTAGCAGATATAAATGATCCTGTTGCTTTACCTCTAATTGATATTGATGAACCAACACTTGCAATGACATTTATGGTAAATGACTCTCCATTTGTTGGAAAAGAAGGAAAATTTGTAACTTCTAGACATATTTGGGATAGATTACAAAAAGAAATTCAAACAAATGTTAGTATGAGAGTAGAAGCTACTGATTCTCCTGACTCATTTATAGTTAAAGGAAGAGGAGAACTTCAACTTTCTATATTACTTGAAAATATGAGAAGAGAAGGTTTTGAAGTACAAGTTTCTAAACCAAGAGTATTATTTAAAGAAAAAGACGGGAAAAAATTAGAACCTATCGAACTTGCTTTAATTGATGTGGATGATAGCTTTACAGGAACTGTAATTGAAAAGATGGGAGTTAGAAAAGCCGAAATGGTTTCTATGGTTCCAGGACAAGATGGATATACAAGGCTTGAATTCAAAGTACCTGCAAGAGGACTTATAGGATTTAGAAATGAATTCTTAACTGATACTAAAGGTACAGGAATTTTAAACCATTCTTTCTTTGACTATGAAGAATATAAAGGTGATATTCCTACAAGAAATAAGGGAGTTTTAATAGCTACTGAACCAGGGGTTACTGTTCCTTATGCTTTAAATAACTTACAAGACAGAGGAACTTTATTCTTAGATCCAGGTATTCCTGTATATGAAGGAATGATAGTTGGAGAACATAACAGAGAAAATGATTTAGTTGTAAATGTTTGTAAGACTAAAAAATTAACAAATATGAGAGCTGCTGGTTCTG
- the truB gene encoding tRNA pseudouridine(55) synthase TruB: protein MEGIILVNKPKGISSFDVIRKLKKILKTKKIGHTGTLDPLATGLMLICVGKATKLASDLEAKNKVYLADFEIGYATDTYDIEGKRIAENLIDISKDNLELSLKKFIGGIKQVPPMYSAIKIDGNKLYHLARKGIEIERPERDVTIEYINLLDFKDNKAKIETKVSKGCYIRSLIYDIGLDLGTYATMTELQRINVGEYSLTNSYTLEQMEEMAQNNDFSFLNSVEDVFSYEKYNLETEKELTLFKNGNTVKIKDSLENKKYRVYYQDEFLGLASIENNNLLKGYKYY from the coding sequence TTGGAAGGAATAATACTTGTAAATAAACCCAAAGGAATAAGTTCCTTTGATGTTATAAGAAAGCTTAAAAAGATTTTAAAAACTAAAAAGATAGGTCACACAGGAACTCTTGATCCTTTAGCAACAGGACTTATGCTTATCTGTGTTGGAAAAGCTACTAAACTTGCTTCTGATTTAGAAGCTAAAAATAAAGTTTATTTGGCTGATTTTGAAATAGGATATGCTACTGATACCTATGATATTGAAGGAAAAAGAATTGCTGAAAATCTTATAGATATTTCAAAAGATAATTTGGAATTATCTTTAAAAAAATTTATAGGAGGTATAAAGCAAGTTCCTCCAATGTACTCTGCTATAAAAATTGATGGAAACAAACTTTATCATTTAGCAAGAAAAGGTATTGAGATAGAGAGACCTGAAAGAGATGTAACTATTGAATACATTAATCTTTTAGATTTTAAAGATAATAAGGCTAAAATTGAAACAAAGGTTTCTAAAGGTTGCTATATAAGAAGTTTAATTTATGATATAGGTTTAGATTTAGGAACTTATGCCACTATGACAGAGCTTCAAAGAATAAATGTTGGAGAATATTCTTTAACTAATTCATATACACTGGAACAGATGGAAGAAATGGCTCAAAATAACGATTTTAGTTTTTTAAATTCTGTTGAAGATGTATTTTCTTATGAGAAATATAATTTAGAAACTGAAAAAGAATTGACTTTATTTAAAAATGGTAACACTGTAAAAATAAAGGATAGTTTGGAAAACAAAAAATATAGAGTATATTATCAAGATGAATTCTTAGGTTTGGCAAGTATAGAAAATAATAATTTATTAAAAGGATATAAATATTATTAA
- a CDS encoding toxin-antitoxin system YwqK family antitoxin: MRKKLILTTFLFLFITLLSFSNEKLVNENFVSNKVPVMNTSVNSINPTFDELLKEYKMKKENITILSNYIQKSINKKGSATIYSKFEKDALIVSDEKNNLLFSEKISKNFSKITTYFKSKQVYQLKDGKILVNSDSSFENNEDKSRMVSETLLKKSVNLKNVFDFIDLTGDLNSSSEKNLAKVENYKSMAYDEDQKLIFTTTYKNKKLVGEGQVDGNSMKLIYIFEDDSFDKGNVTIYMDNTLFATLKTKNSLQNGEMKTYNSSGKVISTFVLKNGKLNGPLKMYHDNGNVMMIINFKDDEPIGEPIFYDEDGKVVEE; this comes from the coding sequence ATGAGAAAAAAATTAATTTTAACTACATTTTTATTTTTATTTATTACTCTTTTAAGTTTTTCAAATGAAAAGCTGGTAAATGAAAATTTTGTAAGTAATAAGGTACCAGTTATGAACACAAGTGTTAATAGTATAAATCCTACTTTTGATGAATTATTGAAAGAATATAAAATGAAAAAAGAAAATATAACTATATTATCTAATTATATTCAAAAAAGTATTAATAAAAAAGGTAGTGCCACTATTTATAGTAAATTTGAAAAAGATGCTTTAATTGTCAGTGATGAAAAGAATAATCTTCTTTTTTCAGAAAAAATTTCTAAAAATTTTTCTAAAATAACCACTTACTTTAAATCAAAACAAGTATATCAATTAAAAGATGGAAAAATCTTAGTGAATAGTGACTCTAGTTTTGAAAATAATGAAGATAAATCAAGAATGGTATCTGAAACTTTATTAAAGAAAAGTGTAAACTTAAAAAATGTATTTGACTTTATTGATTTAACAGGTGATTTAAATAGTTCATCAGAAAAGAATTTGGCTAAAGTTGAAAACTATAAGTCAATGGCTTATGATGAAGATCAAAAATTAATATTTACTACAACATATAAAAATAAAAAACTTGTAGGTGAAGGTCAAGTAGATGGAAATTCTATGAAATTGATTTATATTTTTGAGGATGATTCTTTTGATAAAGGTAATGTTACTATATATATGGATAATACCTTATTTGCCACTTTAAAAACAAAAAATTCTCTTCAAAACGGAGAAATGAAAACGTATAATTCAAGTGGCAAAGTTATATCAACTTTTGTTTTAAAAAATGGTAAATTAAATGGTCCTTTAAAAATGTATCATGATAACGGAAACGTTATGATGATAATAAACTTTAAAGATGATGAACCTATTGGAGAACCTATTTTCTATGATGAAGATGGAAAGGTTGTAGAAGAATAA
- a CDS encoding helix-turn-helix domain-containing protein, translating to MLKNHLSKLMGEKRYSIVEVSRRTGLTTSTISNLYNDKVKRLDFDTLEKICKLFNCQPNDLFEYIPDETQE from the coding sequence ATGTTAAAAAATCATTTATCAAAATTAATGGGAGAAAAAAGATATTCAATTGTTGAAGTTTCAAGAAGAACAGGTTTAACAACTTCTACAATATCTAATCTTTATAATGATAAAGTTAAAAGATTAGATTTTGATACTCTTGAAAAAATATGTAAATTATTTAACTGCCAACCAAACGATTTATTTGAATATATTCCAGATGAAACCCAAGAATAG